From Salipiger profundus, a single genomic window includes:
- the aroC gene encoding chorismate synthase, which yields MSMNTFGHLFRVTTWGESHGPALGATVDGCPPGVAVDEAMLQHWLDRRKPGQNRYTTQRREPDAVRILSGVFEGQTTGTPVQLMIENTDQRSKDYGDIAEKFRPGHADITYWQKYGIRDYRGGGRSSARETAARVAAGGLARAALAALAPGLEITGYMVQMGPHAIDRSRLDLAQVGENAFWCPDAETAETWANYLDDLRKSGDSVGAVIEVVARGVPAGLGAPVYGKLDTDLAAAAMSINAVKAVEIGEGMAAAALRGSENADEITMGPNGPEYSSNHAGGILGGISTGQDVVLRFAVKPTSSILTPRRTITKSGEETEIVTKGRHDPCVGIRAVPVGEAMVACVLLDHLLLHRGQVGENRGKIG from the coding sequence ATGAGCATGAACACATTCGGCCACCTGTTCCGCGTCACCACCTGGGGCGAAAGCCACGGTCCCGCGCTCGGGGCCACGGTGGACGGCTGCCCGCCGGGGGTCGCGGTTGACGAAGCGATGCTGCAGCACTGGCTCGACCGTCGCAAGCCGGGGCAGAACCGCTACACGACGCAGCGGCGCGAGCCCGACGCGGTGCGCATCCTGTCGGGCGTGTTCGAGGGGCAGACCACCGGCACCCCCGTGCAGCTGATGATCGAGAACACCGACCAGCGGTCCAAGGACTACGGCGACATCGCCGAGAAGTTCCGGCCCGGTCACGCCGACATCACCTACTGGCAGAAATACGGCATTCGCGACTATCGCGGCGGCGGACGCTCGTCGGCGCGGGAAACCGCCGCGCGCGTCGCTGCCGGAGGGCTCGCGCGGGCCGCTCTCGCCGCTCTGGCCCCGGGCCTCGAGATCACCGGCTACATGGTGCAGATGGGTCCGCACGCGATCGACCGGTCGCGGCTGGACCTGGCGCAGGTGGGCGAGAACGCCTTCTGGTGCCCGGATGCAGAGACGGCCGAGACCTGGGCCAACTACCTCGACGACCTGCGCAAGAGCGGCGACAGCGTCGGCGCGGTGATCGAGGTCGTGGCGCGTGGTGTCCCTGCGGGGCTTGGCGCCCCGGTCTATGGCAAGCTCGACACCGACCTTGCGGCGGCAGCCATGTCGATCAACGCGGTCAAGGCGGTGGAGATCGGCGAAGGCATGGCGGCGGCGGCCCTGCGCGGCTCGGAAAACGCCGACGAGATCACCATGGGTCCCAACGGGCCGGAGTACAGCTCGAACCACGCGGGCGGCATCCTTGGCGGCATCTCGACGGGGCAGGACGTCGTGCTGCGGTTCGCGGTGAAGCCAACCTCTTCGATCCTCACCCCCCGCCGGACAATCACGAAGTCCGGCGAAGAGACCGAAATCGTCACGAAGGGCCGTCACGACCCCTGCGTAGGCATCCGCGCCGTTCCGGTGGGGGAAGCCATGGTGGCTTGCGTGCTGCTCGACCATCTGCTCCTGCATCGGGGACAGGTCGGAGAGAACCGCGGCAAGATCGGGTGA
- a CDS encoding thiamine ABC transporter substrate-binding protein translates to MKAITTAAAGLLTASAALADTPVLTVYAGDYIVSEWGPGPKIEEMFEAQCDCDLQFKPGDLLPRILLEGDRTEADVVFGLNTDVTKKARESGLFAPHGQDLSPLTLPIEWDDEIFLPYNYGHTAFVYDTERLPEPPQSFDALLNAPDDLKIVIQDPRSSISGLATVLWVQAVYGDEAEAAWEELAPKILTVTKGWSESYGLFTDGEADMVMSYTTSPAYHIIAEDDRTKKAAIFPEGHYFMVELAAKVASTDQPELADDFMAFILSEPFQEMIATGNWSFPAALPREKWPEGFKELDLPEKVLFYSEDEAAALRDEAIEAWRRALSR, encoded by the coding sequence ATGAAGGCCATCACCACCGCTGCAGCGGGACTTCTCACAGCCAGCGCCGCGCTGGCGGATACACCCGTTCTCACCGTTTACGCAGGCGACTACATCGTCTCGGAATGGGGCCCCGGCCCGAAGATCGAGGAGATGTTCGAGGCGCAGTGCGACTGCGACCTCCAGTTCAAGCCCGGCGACCTGCTGCCGCGCATTCTGCTCGAGGGCGACCGCACCGAAGCGGACGTCGTCTTCGGGCTGAACACCGACGTCACGAAAAAGGCGCGCGAAAGCGGGCTCTTCGCGCCCCACGGGCAGGACCTGTCGCCGCTGACGCTGCCGATCGAGTGGGATGACGAGATCTTCCTGCCCTACAACTACGGGCACACGGCCTTTGTCTACGACACCGAGCGTCTGCCCGAGCCGCCGCAAAGCTTCGACGCACTGCTGAACGCGCCGGACGACCTCAAGATCGTGATCCAGGACCCGCGCAGCTCGATCTCCGGGCTGGCCACGGTGCTTTGGGTTCAGGCGGTCTACGGCGACGAGGCCGAGGCAGCCTGGGAGGAGCTTGCCCCCAAGATCCTCACGGTGACGAAGGGCTGGTCGGAAAGCTACGGGCTCTTCACCGACGGCGAGGCCGACATGGTGATGAGCTATACGACCTCGCCCGCCTATCACATCATCGCCGAGGACGATCGAACGAAGAAGGCGGCGATCTTCCCCGAGGGGCATTACTTCATGGTCGAACTGGCCGCCAAGGTCGCAAGCACCGACCAGCCCGAGCTGGCGGACGACTTCATGGCCTTCATCCTGAGCGAGCCGTTCCAGGAGATGATCGCGACCGGCAACTGGTCCTTCCCGGCGGCGCTGCCGCGCGAGAAATGGCCCGAGGGCTTCAAGGAACTCGATCTGCCCGAGAAGGTGCTTTTCTATTCCGAGGACGAGGCGGCCGCGCTGCGCGACGAGGCGATCGAGGCATGGCGCCGGGCGCTGTCGCGCTGA
- a CDS encoding thiamine/thiamine pyrophosphate ABC transporter permease ThiP, translating to MAPGAVALTRGFGKSMVRPGRGIAVFAALAVAVLTLGPVVAVLIRAGGWGSLGANEWQALRFTLMQATLSAGLSVALAVPVARALARRSFRGRGALVALMGAPFILPVIVAVLGLIAVFGQNGLVNLALRGLGLPGMTVYGVHGVILAHVFFNLPLAVRLILQGWLAIPAERFRLAASLGLTPGAMFRVLEAPMLLRIAPGAFAVIFVICLSSFAVALTLGGGPRATTVELAIYQAVRFDFDLGRAALLSVIQLGLALCAGLVALKLGAGDGFGAGLDRIRHRWDGQGAAARIGDTLWIALAALFLLTPLLSVVIRGLPYLADLGAATWQAAGHSATVALGSTALCLCWALPLSTRGGELVGLAGIALSPLVLGTGLFLIVRPFANPFSLALPVTALVNALVALPFALRILRPEAEAIRKDYRRLSQSLGLTPFAWLRLVLLPRLRRPLGFAAGLTAALSMGDLGVIALFADPDRATLPLQVYRLMGSYQMDAAAGAALLLLLLSFGVFWLFDRGGRIDADA from the coding sequence ATGGCGCCGGGCGCTGTCGCGCTGACCCGCGGCTTCGGGAAATCAATGGTGCGCCCAGGCCGGGGCATCGCGGTTTTCGCCGCGCTTGCCGTGGCGGTGCTCACGCTCGGGCCGGTCGTCGCGGTGCTGATCCGCGCGGGCGGTTGGGGCAGCCTCGGGGCGAACGAGTGGCAGGCGCTGCGGTTCACCCTGATGCAGGCCACTCTGTCCGCGGGATTGAGTGTCGCGCTTGCAGTCCCCGTGGCGCGGGCGCTGGCGCGGCGGAGTTTTCGCGGCCGTGGGGCGCTCGTCGCGCTTATGGGCGCGCCCTTCATCCTGCCGGTGATCGTGGCGGTGCTGGGGCTGATCGCGGTCTTCGGCCAGAACGGTCTCGTGAACCTCGCGCTGCGTGGGCTTGGTCTGCCGGGCATGACCGTTTACGGCGTGCACGGGGTGATCCTCGCGCATGTGTTCTTCAACCTGCCGCTCGCCGTGCGTCTCATCCTCCAGGGCTGGCTTGCCATTCCGGCCGAACGGTTTCGGCTTGCGGCCTCGCTCGGGCTGACGCCCGGGGCGATGTTCCGGGTGCTCGAGGCGCCGATGCTGCTGCGCATCGCGCCGGGCGCCTTCGCGGTGATCTTCGTCATCTGCCTGTCAAGCTTCGCTGTTGCGCTGACGCTGGGGGGCGGGCCGCGCGCGACGACCGTGGAGCTGGCGATCTACCAGGCGGTGCGCTTCGATTTCGACCTGGGCCGCGCGGCGCTGCTGTCGGTGATCCAGCTCGGGCTTGCTCTATGCGCGGGGCTCGTGGCGCTGAAGCTCGGGGCAGGGGATGGTTTCGGTGCGGGTCTCGACCGCATCCGGCACCGCTGGGACGGGCAGGGCGCGGCCGCCCGTATCGGCGATACGCTGTGGATCGCGCTTGCGGCGCTCTTCCTGCTGACACCGCTTCTGAGCGTCGTGATCCGCGGGCTGCCGTATCTTGCAGATCTGGGGGCGGCCACCTGGCAGGCCGCTGGCCATTCCGCGACGGTGGCGCTTGGATCGACGGCGCTCTGCCTCTGCTGGGCCTTGCCGCTGTCGACGCGCGGCGGCGAGCTCGTGGGGCTCGCCGGTATCGCGCTGTCGCCGCTGGTGCTCGGCACCGGGCTGTTCCTGATCGTGAGGCCGTTTGCGAACCCGTTTTCGCTGGCCCTGCCGGTCACGGCGCTGGTCAACGCGCTGGTGGCGCTGCCCTTCGCGCTGCGCATCCTGCGCCCCGAGGCCGAGGCGATCCGGAAGGACTATCGCCGCCTGTCGCAATCGCTGGGGCTGACGCCCTTCGCCTGGCTGCGGCTCGTTCTGCTGCCGCGCCTGCGCCGCCCGCTCGGATTTGCCGCCGGGCTGACCGCCGCGCTGTCGATGGGGGACCTCGGGGTCATCGCGCTTTTCGCGGACCCCGACCGGGCGACGCTGCCGTTGCAGGTCTACCGGCTGATGGGCTCCTACCAGATGGATGCGGCCGCCGGCGCGGCGCTTCTGCTGCTGCTCCTGAGCTTCGGGGTGTTCTGGCTGTTCGATCGCGGAGGAAGAATCGATGCTGACGCTTGA
- a CDS encoding thiamine ABC transporter ATP-binding protein → MLTLEALRFQEGDYALSADFSLAAGRRVAIIGPSGAGKSTLLDLIAGFRKPGEGRVLWQGQDITDEPPDRRPVAMLFQENNLFPHLDLRRNLGLALRPDGRRVTPAEADAVDRALERVGLDGMGARKPGALSGGQQSRASLARVLLQKRPVIALDEPFAALGPALKDEMLALVREVSGELGALVLLVSHDPQDARRFADETVLVAEGIAAAPRATEALFADPPEALRAYLG, encoded by the coding sequence ATGCTGACGCTTGAGGCCCTGCGCTTCCAAGAGGGCGACTATGCGCTGTCCGCCGACTTCAGCCTCGCAGCGGGGCGACGGGTGGCGATCATCGGGCCATCGGGGGCAGGCAAGTCGACGCTTCTCGACCTCATCGCCGGGTTTCGAAAGCCCGGGGAGGGGCGGGTGCTCTGGCAGGGGCAGGACATCACCGACGAGCCCCCGGATCGCCGGCCCGTCGCGATGCTGTTCCAGGAAAACAACCTCTTTCCGCATCTCGACCTGCGCCGCAATCTCGGGCTTGCGTTGCGCCCTGACGGGCGCCGGGTGACCCCGGCCGAGGCTGACGCCGTGGACCGCGCGCTGGAGCGCGTGGGTCTTGATGGCATGGGCGCGCGCAAACCGGGTGCACTCTCGGGCGGCCAGCAGAGCCGTGCGTCGCTCGCGCGGGTGCTCCTGCAGAAACGGCCGGTCATCGCGCTGGACGAGCCGTTCGCCGCGCTTGGCCCCGCGCTCAAGGACGAGATGCTGGCTTTGGTCCGCGAAGTCTCGGGCGAGCTCGGCGCGCTGGTGCTCTTGGTGAGCCACGATCCGCAGGACGCACGGCGCTTTGCTGACGAGACGGTGCTCGTGGCCGAGGGCATCGCCGCCGCGCCGCGCGCGACCGAGGCGCTCTTTGCGGATCCGCCCGAGGCACTGCGCGCCTACCTCGGCTAG
- a CDS encoding cytochrome c1, with the protein MFKKLALSTAMALGLATGGAFAAGEGGHVEDFSFSFEGPFGTYDQAQLQRGLKIYTEVCSACHGLRYVPIRTLGSEAGPGIPEDQVRAYAEQNFEVFDEELDDYRPARPTDNFPANTSLGAPDLSLMAKARAGFHGPYGTGLNQLVNGMGGAEYIASLLTGYTGEEKEEAGTLFYENTAFPGGWISMAPPLQGEDVEFDDGHPNSLHHEAQDVSAFLMWAAEPKMMARKQAGFVGVIFLGVLSVLLYLTNKRIWRPIKHKHEEA; encoded by the coding sequence ATGTTCAAGAAACTTGCCCTTTCGACCGCAATGGCTCTCGGCCTTGCCACCGGCGGCGCTTTCGCCGCCGGAGAGGGTGGCCACGTCGAGGACTTCAGCTTCTCCTTCGAGGGGCCGTTCGGCACCTACGACCAGGCGCAGCTGCAGCGCGGCCTCAAGATCTACACCGAGGTCTGCTCGGCCTGTCACGGTCTGCGCTACGTGCCGATCCGGACCCTTGGCAGCGAGGCCGGCCCCGGCATCCCCGAGGACCAGGTCCGCGCCTACGCCGAGCAGAACTTCGAGGTCTTCGACGAGGAACTCGACGACTACCGCCCTGCCCGGCCGACCGACAACTTCCCCGCCAACACCTCGCTTGGCGCCCCTGACCTGTCGCTGATGGCCAAGGCGCGCGCGGGCTTCCACGGCCCCTACGGCACTGGCCTGAACCAGCTGGTGAACGGCATGGGCGGCGCGGAATACATCGCGTCGCTCCTGACCGGCTACACCGGCGAGGAAAAGGAAGAAGCGGGCACGCTGTTCTACGAGAACACCGCCTTCCCGGGCGGCTGGATTTCGATGGCGCCGCCCCTGCAGGGCGAAGACGTCGAATTCGACGACGGCCACCCGAACTCGCTTCACCACGAGGCGCAGGACGTCTCGGCGTTCCTGATGTGGGCGGCCGAGCCGAAAATGATGGCACGCAAGCAGGCCGGCTTCGTCGGCGTGATCTTCCTCGGTGTCCTGTCGGTGCTGCTCTACCTCACCAACAAGCGCATCTGGCGCCCGATCAAGCACAAGCACGAAGAAGCCTGA
- the petB gene encoding cytochrome b translates to MSGIPHDHYEPKTGGERWLHKRLPIVGLLYDTIMIPTPKNLNWMWIWGIILTFCLALQIATGIVLVMHYTPHVDMAFASVEHIMRNVNGGFMLRYLHANGASLFFVAVYLHIFRGLYYGSYKSPREVTWIVGMLIYLCMMGTAFMGYVLPWGQMSFWGATVITGLFGAIPFIGEPIQTWLLGGPAVDNATLNRFFSLHYLLPFVIAALVAVHIWAFHTTGNNNPTGVDVRRTSKADAKKDTVPFWPYYVIKDVFALAVILMIFWAIVGFMPNYLGHPDNYIEANPLATPAHIVPEWYFLPFYAILRAFTSEVWVVQWASALTGGIIDAKFFGVLAMFGAIIAMALAPWLDTSSVRSGRYRPQFKWWFWLLVIDFVALMWLGAMPAAEPYASFSLIGAAYWFGYFFVILPLLGVFEKPLPQPATIEEDFEAHYAKSGGTKTVSTPAE, encoded by the coding sequence ATGTCCGGTATTCCGCACGACCATTACGAACCGAAGACGGGTGGCGAGCGCTGGCTGCACAAGCGGCTGCCGATCGTCGGTCTTCTCTACGACACCATCATGATCCCCACTCCCAAGAACCTCAACTGGATGTGGATCTGGGGGATCATCCTGACCTTCTGCCTCGCGCTGCAGATCGCCACCGGCATCGTGCTCGTGATGCACTACACGCCGCATGTCGACATGGCCTTTGCCAGCGTCGAGCACATCATGCGGAACGTGAACGGCGGCTTCATGCTGCGCTACCTGCACGCGAACGGCGCGTCGCTGTTCTTCGTCGCCGTCTACCTGCACATCTTCCGCGGCCTCTACTACGGCTCCTACAAGTCCCCGCGCGAGGTGACCTGGATCGTCGGCATGCTCATCTACCTCTGCATGATGGGCACCGCGTTCATGGGCTACGTGCTGCCCTGGGGCCAGATGTCCTTCTGGGGTGCGACCGTGATCACCGGCCTGTTCGGCGCCATCCCGTTCATCGGTGAACCGATCCAGACCTGGCTGCTGGGCGGACCGGCGGTGGACAACGCCACGCTGAACCGCTTCTTCTCGCTGCACTACCTGCTGCCCTTCGTGATCGCGGCGCTGGTCGCCGTGCACATCTGGGCCTTCCACACCACGGGCAACAACAACCCGACCGGTGTCGACGTCCGCCGCACCTCCAAGGCCGACGCCAAGAAGGACACCGTGCCCTTCTGGCCCTACTACGTCATCAAGGACGTCTTCGCCCTCGCGGTGATCCTGATGATCTTCTGGGCCATCGTCGGCTTCATGCCGAACTACCTCGGCCACCCCGACAACTACATCGAGGCGAACCCGCTCGCGACACCTGCGCACATCGTTCCGGAATGGTACTTCCTGCCGTTCTACGCGATCCTGCGTGCCTTCACCTCCGAGGTGTGGGTCGTGCAATGGGCCTCGGCGCTGACCGGCGGCATCATCGACGCGAAGTTCTTCGGCGTGCTCGCCATGTTCGGTGCCATCATCGCCATGGCGCTGGCGCCCTGGCTCGACACCTCCTCGGTGCGCTCGGGCCGCTACCGCCCGCAGTTCAAGTGGTGGTTCTGGCTGCTGGTCATCGACTTCGTCGCGCTGATGTGGCTTGGCGCCATGCCTGCGGCCGAACCCTATGCCAGCTTCTCGCTCATCGGTGCGGCCTACTGGTTCGGCTACTTCTTCGTGATCCTGCCGCTGCTCGGCGTGTTCGAGAAGCCGCTGCCGCAACCCGCAACGATCGAAGAAGACTTCGAGGCCCACTACGCGAAGTCCGGCGGCACCAAGACCGTCTCGACCCCGGCCGAGTGA
- the petA gene encoding ubiquinol-cytochrome c reductase iron-sulfur subunit, translating into MTQAEDHEGTRRDFLYYATAGAGAVTAGAAVWPLVNQMNPSADVRALSTIRVDVSGVDTGTQLTVKWLGKPVFIRRRTEAEIEAAREVDLSELVDPVARNANIAGAADATDQNRALDDTGEWLVMMGVCTHLGCVPLGNAGEYTAGGVGGWFCPCHGSHYDTAGRIRKGPAPQNLPVPTAEFVEETTILLG; encoded by the coding sequence GTGACACAAGCAGAAGATCACGAAGGCACTCGGAGGGATTTCCTCTACTATGCCACCGCCGGTGCGGGTGCCGTCACCGCCGGCGCAGCCGTCTGGCCGCTGGTCAACCAGATGAACCCCTCCGCCGACGTGCGCGCGCTCAGCACGATCCGCGTCGATGTCTCCGGCGTCGACACCGGGACGCAGCTGACCGTCAAGTGGCTCGGCAAGCCGGTCTTCATCCGCCGCCGCACCGAGGCCGAGATCGAGGCCGCGCGCGAAGTCGACCTCAGCGAACTCGTCGATCCGGTCGCGCGCAACGCCAACATCGCCGGCGCCGCCGACGCGACCGACCAGAACCGTGCGCTGGACGACACCGGCGAATGGCTCGTGATGATGGGCGTCTGCACCCACCTCGGCTGCGTTCCGCTGGGCAATGCCGGCGAATACACCGCCGGCGGCGTGGGTGGCTGGTTCTGCCCCTGCCACGGCTCGCACTACGATACGGCCGGACGCATCCGCAAAGGCCCCGCCCCGCAGAACCTGCCGGTTCCCACGGCGGAATTCGTCGAAGAAACCACCATTCTGCTGGGATAA
- a CDS encoding outer membrane protein — MIPSSAHLSQLKLACRKVYEQCIGTRAPEQSHEDTDSCRDPSVATVTASQVAAGEFEISGYTGWQTAPHSRISGDFPGTGADYDELIGWEGKSFDMPPYYGVRGTWWKTDTFGLALEMTHTKVYAPDDEKAALGFDNLEFTDGHNIITVNAMKRWPEQWGSATPYVGGGLGVAVPHVDVSTTAGDKTYGYQLTGPAMRLVAGVSYPINERFSAFGEYQFVYSSNEADLDGGGSLSTDIKTNALNIGISYRF, encoded by the coding sequence GTGATCCCAAGTAGTGCGCATCTGTCGCAATTGAAACTCGCATGCCGAAAGGTATATGAGCAATGCATCGGCACCCGAGCGCCCGAGCAATCCCATGAAGACACTGATTCTTGCCGCGACCCTTCGGTCGCAACCGTCACCGCGTCGCAGGTCGCCGCGGGCGAGTTCGAAATTTCCGGCTACACCGGCTGGCAGACCGCACCGCACAGCCGGATCTCGGGGGATTTCCCCGGCACCGGCGCGGACTACGACGAGCTGATCGGCTGGGAGGGAAAGAGCTTCGATATGCCGCCCTACTACGGCGTCCGCGGCACCTGGTGGAAGACCGACACCTTCGGCCTCGCGCTGGAGATGACCCACACCAAGGTCTACGCCCCCGACGACGAGAAGGCAGCGCTTGGCTTCGACAACCTCGAATTCACCGACGGCCACAACATCATCACGGTCAACGCCATGAAGCGCTGGCCGGAGCAGTGGGGCAGCGCCACGCCCTACGTGGGCGGCGGTCTCGGTGTCGCGGTGCCGCATGTCGACGTGTCGACCACGGCCGGTGACAAGACCTACGGCTACCAGCTGACCGGTCCGGCGATGCGGCTTGTCGCCGGGGTCAGCTACCCGATCAACGAGCGCTTCTCGGCGTTCGGGGAATACCAGTTCGTCTATTCCAGCAACGAGGCCGATCTCGATGGCGGCGGGTCGCTGTCCACCGACATCAAGACCAATGCGCTGAACATCGGCATTTCCTACAGGTTCTGA
- a CDS encoding alkylphosphonate utilization protein, producing the protein MADQDEEWVYDEASGEWRPASEVAQEQAVEVRDAAGNLLSDGDSVVLVKDLKVKGAGQTLKQGTVIRSIRLTDTPEEIDCRHDTIKGLVLRTEFVRKR; encoded by the coding sequence ATGGCCGATCAGGATGAAGAGTGGGTCTACGACGAGGCCAGCGGCGAGTGGCGCCCGGCCTCGGAGGTCGCACAGGAGCAGGCGGTCGAGGTGCGCGACGCCGCCGGCAACCTGCTGAGCGACGGCGATTCCGTGGTGCTCGTCAAGGATCTCAAGGTGAAGGGCGCGGGCCAGACCCTGAAGCAGGGCACGGTGATCCGTTCGATCCGGCTGACCGACACACCGGAAGAGATCGACTGCCGGCACGACACCATCAAGGGCCTCGTGCTGCGAACCGAGTTCGTGCGCAAGCGATAG
- the pssA gene encoding CDP-diacylglycerol--serine O-phosphatidyltransferase, with amino-acid sequence MTTEPGEPSGDRGQEKLTLVQLLPNMLTVVAICAGLTAIRSGLQGSYEVAVQLILLAAVLDGMDGRLARALKSESGMGAELDSLADFLNFGVAPGMLLYTWALEDSRSVGWLAVLTFAICSVVRLARFNVQRKSEDKSHDNAYFTGVPSPAGAMLVMLPMFLSFGLGTGPVLPDVILAIWMVIIGLLMISRIPTWSFKTTRIPRKNAKFFLVAVAVALAAAVTYAWITLVAFCVAYVASVIIMLPRRRRAMSDD; translated from the coding sequence ATGACCACTGAACCCGGCGAACCCAGTGGCGACCGCGGACAGGAGAAGCTGACCCTGGTTCAGCTTCTGCCCAACATGCTGACCGTCGTGGCGATCTGCGCCGGTCTCACGGCCATCCGCTCGGGGCTTCAGGGCTCCTACGAGGTGGCGGTGCAGCTCATCCTGCTGGCCGCCGTGCTCGACGGGATGGACGGCCGCCTCGCCCGCGCGCTCAAGTCCGAAAGCGGCATGGGCGCCGAGCTCGACAGCCTCGCCGACTTCCTGAACTTCGGCGTGGCGCCGGGGATGCTGCTCTACACATGGGCGCTCGAGGACAGCCGCAGCGTCGGCTGGCTCGCCGTGCTGACCTTTGCGATCTGCTCGGTGGTGCGGCTCGCCCGCTTCAACGTGCAGCGCAAGTCCGAGGACAAGAGCCACGACAACGCCTATTTCACCGGCGTCCCCTCCCCCGCCGGCGCGATGCTGGTAATGCTGCCGATGTTCCTCAGCTTCGGGCTCGGCACCGGCCCGGTGCTGCCCGACGTGATCCTCGCGATCTGGATGGTCATCATCGGACTGCTGATGATCAGCCGCATTCCCACATGGTCGTTCAAGACCACCCGGATTCCGCGCAAGAACGCGAAGTTCTTCCTCGTGGCGGTCGCCGTGGCGCTCGCCGCCGCCGTGACCTACGCGTGGATCACGCTGGTGGCTTTCTGCGTGGCCTATGTCGCCTCGGTCATCATCATGCTGCCGCGCCGCCGCCGCGCGATGTCCGACGACTGA
- a CDS encoding phosphatidylserine decarboxylase, with protein MRMRDTFLKPMHPEGRKFVAIFAVVSLVLFLIWEPLGWIGVGLTVWCYYFFRDPDRVTPTRPGLVISPADGIVSLIEPAVPPAELGMGPEPLTRVSVFMSVFNCHVNRSPVAGELVKLAYRPGKFLNASLDKASSDNERNALRLRMADGREIAVVQIAGLVARRIMWWKKEGDWIDRGERFGLIRFGSRLDVYLPDGVPPLVNIGQTMVAGETVLADLGLEAGDDH; from the coding sequence ATGCGGATGCGCGACACCTTCCTGAAACCGATGCACCCCGAGGGACGCAAGTTCGTCGCGATCTTCGCCGTCGTCTCGCTCGTGCTGTTCCTGATCTGGGAGCCGCTCGGCTGGATCGGCGTGGGCCTCACGGTCTGGTGCTACTACTTCTTCCGCGACCCCGACCGCGTCACGCCCACGCGCCCCGGTCTCGTCATCAGCCCCGCCGACGGCATCGTCTCGCTGATCGAGCCCGCCGTCCCCCCGGCCGAGCTGGGCATGGGGCCCGAGCCGCTGACCCGCGTGTCGGTCTTCATGTCGGTCTTCAACTGCCACGTGAACCGCTCTCCGGTCGCGGGCGAGCTGGTCAAGCTCGCCTACCGGCCCGGCAAGTTCCTGAACGCCTCGCTCGACAAGGCGTCCTCGGACAACGAACGCAACGCGCTGCGGCTTCGCATGGCCGACGGGCGCGAGATCGCCGTGGTGCAGATCGCGGGCCTCGTGGCGCGCCGCATCATGTGGTGGAAGAAAGAGGGCGACTGGATCGATCGGGGCGAGCGCTTCGGCCTCATCCGGTTCGGCTCGCGGCTCGATGTCTACCTCCCCGACGGCGTGCCGCCGCTGGTCAACATCGGTCAGACCATGGTCGCGGGCGAAACCGTGCTCGCGGACCTCGGGCTCGAGGCCGGCGATGACCACTGA
- a CDS encoding glutathione S-transferase produces the protein MKLLKAGPSPFVRKVLVTLHETGQFDEVEQVQVTASPLDPDPNLTAANPMGKIPALIRPDAPALYDSRVICRFLDHRAQAGLYPDARLWDTLTLEATADGMMEAAVLIVYEERFRPSEKVSLDWIEGQWAKVSRALDALETRWMSHLHGPLDMGHIAIGCALGYLDFRHDVRKWRTGRDSLADWYERFADRESMIATEPDR, from the coding sequence ATGAAACTGCTCAAGGCCGGCCCGTCGCCGTTCGTCCGCAAGGTGCTTGTCACGCTGCATGAAACCGGCCAGTTCGACGAGGTCGAGCAGGTGCAGGTGACCGCCTCGCCTCTCGACCCCGATCCCAATCTCACCGCCGCGAACCCGATGGGCAAGATCCCCGCGCTGATCCGGCCCGATGCTCCGGCGCTCTATGACAGCCGCGTCATCTGCCGCTTTCTCGACCACCGCGCGCAGGCCGGGCTCTATCCCGACGCGCGCCTGTGGGACACGCTGACGCTCGAGGCGACCGCCGACGGCATGATGGAAGCGGCGGTGCTCATCGTCTACGAAGAGCGCTTTCGCCCGTCCGAGAAGGTTTCGCTCGATTGGATCGAGGGGCAATGGGCCAAGGTCTCGCGCGCGCTCGATGCGCTCGAGACCCGCTGGATGAGCCACCTGCACGGACCGCTCGACATGGGCCACATCGCCATCGGCTGCGCGCTCGGGTATCTCGATTTCCGGCATGACGTCCGCAAGTGGCGCACCGGGCGCGACTCGCTGGCCGACTGGTACGAACGTTTCGCCGACCGCGAGTCGATGATCGCCACCGAACCGGACCGCTGA